The following coding sequences lie in one Arachis stenosperma cultivar V10309 chromosome 5, arast.V10309.gnm1.PFL2, whole genome shotgun sequence genomic window:
- the LOC130982293 gene encoding cell division cycle 20.2, cofactor of APC complex-like: MDAGSLSSSTTKTQSLSSNTTTMKTHCRSPLREQFIQRKNSKENLDRFIPNRSAMDFDYAHYMLTEGAKGKENPVVSSPSRDAYRKQLAESLNMNRTRILAFKNKPPAPVDLIPHESCSTLHQDKPAKTRRYIPQTSERTLDAPDLVDDYYLNLLDWGSANVLAIALGTTVYLWDATNGSTSELVTVDDENGPITSVSWAPDGRHIAVGLNNSEVQLWDSASNKQLRTLRGGHRQRVGSLAWNNHILTTGGMDGRIINNDVRVRSHIVETYRGHEQEVCGLKWSASGQQLASGGNDNLLYIWDRAMASSNSATQWVHRLNDHTSAVKALAWCPFQGNLLASGGGSGDRSIKFWNTHTGACLNSVDTGSQVCSLLWSKNERELLSGHGFSQNQLTLWKYPSMAKMAELTGHTSRVLFMAQSPDGCTVASAAADETLRFWNVFGAPEVTKPAPKTRPEPFSNVTRIR; encoded by the exons ATGGATGCAGGATCCTTGAGTTCTTCTACCACAAAGACACAGTCTCTGAGTTCTAACACAACAACCATGAAAACACATTGTCGCTCCCCTCTCCGGGAGCAGTTTATTCAGAGAAAGAATTCCAAAGAAAAT TTGGACAGGTTCATTCCGAATCGATCGGCCATGGATTTCGATTATGCTCACTACATGTTAACAGAGGGGGCAAAAGGTAAGGAAAATCCAGTTGTAAGTTCCCCCTCTAGAGACGCCTACAGGAAGCAGCTTGCAGAATCCTTGAACATGAACCGGACCCGAATTCTCGCTTTCAAGAACAAGCCACCTGCACCAGTTGACTTGATTCCTCATGAGAGTTGCTCTACTCTTCACCAAGATAAACCGGCAAAGACCCGAAGATACATTCCACAG ACTTCAGAGAGGACATTGGATGCTCCGGATCTTGTGGATGATTACTACCTCAATTTGCTGGATTGGGGAAGCGCCAATGTTCTTGCAATAGCACTTGGAACCACAGTGTACTTGTGGGATGCAACAAACGGTTCTACTTCAGAGCTTGTTACAGTTGATGATGAAAATGGACCTATCACATCTGTTAGCTGGGCACCGGATGGACGACACATCGCAGTTGGCTTGAACAACTCTGAAGTACAGCTATGGGATTCGGCTTCAAATAAGCAG TTGAGGACTCTGAGAGGTGGACATAGGCAGAGAGTTGGATCATTGGCATGGAACAATCACATACTCACAACTGGAGGAATGGATGGAAGAATCATCAACAATGATGTTAGGGTCAGATCACACATTGTTGAAACCTACAGAGGGCATGAGCAAGAGGTTTGTGGGTTAAAATGGTCAGCTTCAGGTCAACAATTAGCAAGTGGAGGCAATGATAATCTACTTTACATATGGGACAGAGCCATGGCATCTTCGAATTCGGCGACACAGTGGGTTCACCGGCTCAACGATCACACATCGGCGGTTAAAGCCCTTGCTTGGTGCCCTTTCCAAGGGAACTTGCTAGCTTCTGGTGGAGGCAGTGGTGACAGAAGCATTAAGTTTTGGAATACACACACTGGTGCATGCTTGAACTCAGTTGACACTGGGTCTCAGGTATGCTCCCTTTTGTGGAGCAAGAATGAGAGGGAGTTACTAAGTGGTCATGGTTTTTCACAGAATCAGCTAACACTTTGGAAGTACCCTTCAATGGCAAAGATGGCAGAGCTGACTGGACATACATCAAGAGTTCTGTTCATGGCTCAGAGCCCTGATGGTTGCACAGTTGCATCAGCAGCAGCCGATGAGACATTGAGATTTTGGAATGTATTTGGAGCTCCAGAAGTCACAAAACCTGCACCTAAAACCAGACCTGAGCCATTTTCCAATGTGACTCGCATTCGATGA